The sequence CCGAGACTCCATACGCCACTTGACGAATTGCAGCCGTGCATTTTTGTAGTGGTGACAAGCCTTTTCTTCTCGCAGCATCGTCTCTTTGCTGAAAATACGGTGAACGATCCTCAAGTGCATTCACTATTCGAAAGAATAACTCTCTTCGCATGCGAAATCGTCTTCGAAATATTTGATCTGGATACACCGGGTTTATGGAGAAATAATCATTGAAGAGCCTTGCATGCCCGACTTCACGATTTCTTTGGATGAACCTTCTTCTTCGCCGCATCACGTTATTACTTTGATATGCTTCAACTATTTGTCGACTTTGTTGAAGTATCAATGACATTAGCTCTTTCCCCGGATCATAATCTTCGTCATCAACTTCAACTTGGACTTCGTTCTCACTTGTCGAGCTAGAGGTTGAACTACTGGAATATTGAGACATTTTGgagtaaaaaaattcaagtgTATGTGTTTGCCAAATGGTATGTTTGTTGAATGAAGAATTGTATAGTTCAAGGTGTctatttatattgaaatttgCAACGGCTATATTCCAACGGCTATATTCCAACGACTACTTTCCAATGACCATATTTGCAACAGCTATATTCCAACGACTACTTTGCAACAACTGCATTAATTGATCAGAGAGTTACATTAACGAAaatgaaaattacaatgaatgaaaattataacaaatgagaattacaataataaaaaattacaataactgaaaattaaatattccatCTCCCCCTAATCTCTTGACATAGACGTTCGTGGATGATAAGTTGCTCATATGTCATTTGTGAAGTATCCTTCGAAAGGATTGCATATTCCTTTAGTTGAACTTTGGCCATAGCAGCTTTTGCTTTCATCTCCTCTACTTCGAGTTGTTTTTGTTTCATAATAACTTCAACTTTTTTCATGCTTGTATATTCAGTAAACTTTGCAAACATATTGTCCAAGTTTGTTGTCATACACTCCATGTCCGATCTCGTTTTaccttttccctttttttttgcTGCCTTCTGACCCATTGGACGATTTTCTTCTTCGTTTAGGTCTACATGTAGACTCGCATCTTGGTTGGATGAGGTGTTGCTTGCTCTCGACTCCGAGGTCCTTGCCTTCTTCGTGCTAACAAGGTGATCAACGGACTGTGGAGTAAACATTGGACGGTCTTTTACGATCCCCCACACATGCTCAAGATTAAATGCGATGCCGTTATTTTCCTCACGATATTTTTCATACGCAAGCCGTAGTATATCCTCATCACTGTGGCCGCTACGATATGCACTATAAATACTATTGTAATTTGCATTGAAGCGATATACTTTTTTTTGGATGGTATTGTGCCAGTGCGATCGTATGACACTTGCACTTCTATTGGGTATACCTGCAGGACGATTGTTATTGTAGTAGCTTGCAACACGTCCCCAGAAAGCTTCCGCCTTTTGATCATTGCCGATGATTGGGTCATCACTGATAGTGACAAACGATCTCGTTAAGACCTCGTCTTCAACTTTTCTCCAGGTTGATCGTTTTTTTCTACCCTCAGCTCCAGAATCCACATTCTCCAAATTTACGACTTCAATTGGGGATTCACGGTCGGACAATTGAGTCTCTGGGACAAAATTCGGAGTGGCCGGTTCATTTTCCGTCGGAGAAATAAATGGCATACTGGTTGCATGTGGATTAGATGGATAGTTTGGTGGATATGGATTATATGGATATTTTGGTGGATATGAATTATAAGGATAATTTGGTGGATATGGATTATGTGGATAATTTGGTGGGTAtggaaaatatggataatttgGTGGAATTTGCGAATTTTGAGAAGAAGTATTTTCTTTCGGATTTTTTGGATAATTCacgaaatttctaaaaaaaccCTCGGTAATTTTCATCCATTTCAGAACAAAGTaggatttaagaaattttttaaaaaaataatttgagatgatgaaAATAGAAGAGAAAAGATTTTTGGAGTGAAGAataatatgttttgatgtttgaaataatttgtgtAGTGTGTGAATATTTAtagatgaatatattatttttttattaaactagCCGTTAATTAGCcgttaaaacaattttttaattttataaataaaaacaaccgttagtttttaatttattttaatatcctaatttatttttaaaaaatgaaaatttgaaatttaaaccaatacattaaataacattaaataaGGAAACATCATCACGTGTGTGGGACCCgcgtttagcgacggtttgagaaaatccgtcgcaaatagcgacgatttttgaaaaaccgtcgttaaatgaccaatttttttaaaaaaataagcggACAGAGGGGCGTTCAACATGTATCATTCTAGGAAAGATTCTCTCCGTATCTAAGAAAGATTCTCTCCATATCATTAGGGATTTTTTCTCATGTATCTAACAAAGATTCTCtccgtatcattctagcattagttGTAAATTTTGACTTAGATTTATAACAAATGGTtgtgaaaacagcttttctcaacgaaaaattagaggaaaaggtttatatgaaacaacctgaatGATTattctctagtaatggtgagtACTTCGTACGTAAGCTTAAAAAATCtgtatatggattgaaacaagctttCCGTTAAtggtatttgaaatttcatgatgttatctcttcgTTCGGATTCGTAGATAACatcatggatcaatgtatataccaaaAAGTCAGTGGGAGtaagatttgtttccttattctatatgtggatgatatattacttgcaaccaatgataagattttgttatatgaggtgaaaccatttctctctaaaaactttgaaatgaaggatatgggtgatgcatcttatgtcattgaaattaagatacatagagaccgGATTCGAGGTATTCTAGGTatgtctcaagaaacctatatcaacaaagttttagataGAATTCGGATGAAAtattgttcaccaagtatagaTCTCATTGTGAAAGGAGATAAGTTCAATTTAAgtcaatgcccaaagaatgatctagagcgggaacaaataaaaacattccttatgcttctgttGTCGAAAGCTcgatgtatgctcaggtttgcaaTAGACCTGACATTGTATTTGTTGTTgagatgttgggaagatatcagagtaatctaGGTTTAGACCACTGGAAAGCTGTAAAGAAAGTGATGAGGTACCTTCAGGTgaccaaagattatatttttatgttcagacgaactgagaatttggaagtaattggctactgTGATTCAGATtacgctggctgcattgattcatgaaaatatacttcaggatatattttcatgctagctggtggagtTGTATCTCGGAGAAGTGCAAAGCATACATTGACAGCTACTTCCACTAGGGAAGCTGAGTTCGTAGCTTGTTTTAAGacaacctcacatggtgtatggcTGAATAGTTTCATTTCGAGacttagaattatggattctatatctaggttattaagaatatattgtgttaattcagctgctgtttttatggctaaaaataacaaaagtggtagtcgaagcaagcacatcgacataGCCTACGATTTTGAAAAATGGTACATGCACttcctcaactttagaaaattgaaatGCGCATCCGCCTCTTATTTTGACAATAAGGCTCCCGCAATCATTCATTGAT comes from Primulina huaijiensis isolate GDHJ02 chromosome 2, ASM1229523v2, whole genome shotgun sequence and encodes:
- the LOC140971903 gene encoding glutathione S-transferase T3-like, whose product is MPFISPTENEPATPNFVPETQLSDRESPIEVVNLENVDSGAEGRKKRSTWRKVEDEVLTRSFVTISDDPIIGNDQKAEAFWGRVASYYNNNRPAGIPNRSASVIRSHWHNTIQKKVYRFNANYNSIYSAYRSGHSDEDILRLAYEKYREENNGIAFNLEHVWGIVKDRPMFTPQSVDHLVSTKKARTSESRASNTSSNQDASLHVDLNEEENRPMGQKAAKKKGKGKTRSDMECMTTNLDNMFAKFTEYTSMKKVEVIMKQKQLEVEEMKAKAAMAKVQLKEYAILSKDTSQMTYEQLIIHERLCQEIRGRWNI